In the Silvanigrella aquatica genome, AAAAGCATCAGAGCACGTCCTGAACTGCGTTCCCAGCGCAGGGCATTTCGTGCAAGTTCAATGGCTTTTTCAAGCTTTTCATTTTCTAAAAGCTGCATTTCTCCAATATGACATAAGGAATGCGCAATTTTAATTCTTAATTTATGATCGTGAGATCCTTTGTAAATTGACAATGCAGCATATAATTTATCTGGAAAAAAACCTTGAGAACAAATTTTTAGAATATGTTCTAATACTTCATAATTATGAGGAGTTCTGCGTAACAATTCCATAGCCGTATCAAAGGCACGTACATGAAGGCCAAGTGATGAATAAACTTGAGACAATTCAAAAAGAGCGCGGTGGGTTTCTTGTTTAGAAACATTTTGATGAGTTAATATCTCAATATACATTTTAACAGCGTCTTTTGTATTTCCTATTTGAAAAAAATTTCTCGCAAGAACAAAAGCTTCAGAAATATATATAAAATTATAATTGCCCGAAACACTCATTCCCATTTCTATTTCTTTAATTTCTTCTTGTTCGGATTCTTCTGACACTCCTAATATTTTCAAATGAACTGAAATTTTTGATTCTAGTTTTTTACCTTCAGGAGCATAATGAGCACTTTTGCGAAAACGTCTTCGAAAAGTACGCCATAAAGAAGGAAAAAGAATGCCCAGAACAATGCCAACGGATAAACCGGCTCCCACAAAAAAGCTGGCTTCAAAAGTATCCCACATCGGCATACCTTCAGCGCTTAATGTGGTCATTTGTCTCGTCAACGTGATCTCCTTATTTAAGCTATTTTGAAAGCCTAGCATACGCTTTAAGCTTTGTCGTCTCTTCATTAGCCTTTATGATTAATATTATGTAGTTTAGTTTTTGCAATGTTATGACCACTTCAAAATGGTATGACTTGATTTATCTCAATCATAAGGGGGAATTGATGAATGTAACAGCTCCACAGCAAAATAATAAATCAATTATAATTATTATTCCAGCCCGTTTTGCTTCAACTCGATTGCCTGGTAAACCCCTTTTAAAAATAGGCTCTAAAAGTATTATTTCACATGTTGCTACACGTGCAAAAACATTAGCAGAAAGACTTTCAACTCTCAATAATGTGAATTCCGTAAATTTAATTGTCGCAACAGATCATCAAGACATATTCCAAGAAGTCACAAATATAGGAGTCAATGCAACAATGACTTCTTCTCATTTGATAAATGGAACGGAAAGAGTCTATGCTGCGGCAATATCCTTAAAAGAGAAAATTCAAATATCAGATCACGATTTAGTCATTAATATTCAAGGTGATGAACCTTTTTTTTCCATTGATGATGTTGAAAATTTAGCAAAAAAAATGCTTGAAAATACTCTAGTTCCTTTGGGTACACTCGCTTATAAAAGAAATGATGTTGATTTATTTTTTTCAAGTTCCGTGGTGAAGGTTGTACGCGATAATTCTCTTTTTGCACTCTATTTTTCAAGAGCTCCCATTCCATTCCCAAAGGAACTTCTTGGCGCAACAGGACATGATTGGGTACAAAAAATTTCACTTATTAAAGAAAATATTTCCTTTTTGCATCATGTCGGTGTTTACGCTTTTCAATTTGAAGCTCTTTGCCAGTTTGCAGGGCACTTAAAACACAGCAGACTTGAGGAATTAGAAAGTCTTGAGCAATTACGCGCTCTGCAATCAGGTTGGAAAATACTTGTCAATGACGCCACATCAGAACCATTTGGTATTGATACCCCCGAAGACTTAGAGAAAGCAAATGTCTATTTAAAAAATAATTTATAAAGTCATATTATGAAATTTAATATAAAAACTCTGTTACTTTTTAATTTCATTTTTTTTTACTCTTGGATTCATCTTCCCTCTAAATCCTATGCCGTTCCCACAAGCTTTTTAAAAAATAATACGGGTAACATGAAAGATACAGAATGGTATCGAATAGAATCAAATGAATTTTCAGTTTATTATCCCAAAGAAGCGGATAATATGGCAAAATACTCTCTTTATTCAGCAAAAATGGCATACCCCTATCTTTCTTTGCTATTAGGAGTTCGCATTAAAAATGATGCTTCTCCTTTACTTCATTCACAACGTAACAGAACTCTTATTGCTCGTCTTGAAAAAATCCCCTTTGTATTAGGTAATGTCATTGAGGGTGCGGGATTTGCAAACCCAGTTTCAATGAATATTGAAGCACAAATGATTCGCTCAAGAAGTGCTTCTTTTTTTCAACATGAATTGGTGCATCGCTTGATGTACGAACATCATGATTTTTACATAGGACCGGCGGGAAGACTTTTTAGCCTCGCCATGCTCCCCACCTGGTGGATAGAAGGTCTTGCTGAATATTTTACAGAAAGTGTAGGAACAGAACAAACAAATCACATTGTAAAATATATGGCTTTAAACGATTATTGGCCTTCTTGGGATAGATTACATGCCTTATATAATGCCGATGGTGACACTAATTTACGCGGATATGCTACTGCAGGAAAATTTTTGGGTTGGATTTTTTCTAAAATTAAAGAAAAAGATTTATATATTATTCATGAAGAAATTTCAAATCAAACCATTATTCCTCCTTTTTACAATGCGTGTGATGTCTGGCTATATGATAATTTAGGGAAAACGGGTGAAGAGTTATATTTAGAATTCAAGAAGGAACAAAAAAAATATTGGGAAAACCAATTAAATAATTTGCCTAAGTTAGTTGAAACCTATCCTAAGGAAGAGGATGAGCAAGGTGAAACCTATTATTACCCAACATATATTTTTGATAATCATGCTTTATTTTCAAAAATGATTTCAAATCAATCCGCTTTATCTAGTTCCTTAAATTTATACAATTTTAGTTTGAATAAACAAAAAAGAATACCACTCAGCCATGCCGGTTCTTCTCTTTTTGCCATCAGTTCGGCTCAAAATGGAAAAATATTAACGGCAAATATTCGAAATTATCCAAATTCAAAAATAGGACATGAGCTTATTTTATTAAATTTTACAGGAAATTTAAGTGAAATAGACGATGAAAAAATAATTTCTGAGAAAGTCATAAATTTTTCTTCTGAGAATGAAGCCCTAGTTATTGATCAAATTCAATATGAAGGAAATGACAACTTTTTTATTACAGCAAGCACAAATGGAAACTCAAAAATATATCATTTTAATGCCATAAATAATGAACTTAAATTCATTAAAAAATATCCTTTTCCCGCATCTATTAAATTCATTGAAAATAATAATATTATTAGTAAGAACTCGAACTGTATCCATTTTATTTTAAGTAATGACTTTGATAAAACTTCCATTCAAAAGTTATGCTTTACAGGAGATGTTACCGAAGTTTTGCCACCAAACATAATAAATATTAAAGATGCTTATATTTTATCAAATGGTAACTTTAGAATTTTAACTTATTGGGATCATGTTTTAGCTTTTGTTGATTACACCCTTTTTAAAGAAATAAAACCCATCGCCGCGTTTCCCGATTGGATAGAAGGTATCATTCCCTGGCACCCTAACGGCGATGATATTTTGGGAGCTTGGATTTATAAAAAAGGAAAATATTTCTTTGAAAAAATTGACCTCAATAGAGCCAATGATAATTTTAAGAAATGGCAACTTAATTTAAATAAAAATAACTCTTTCTTAAATTTTCCTAAATATAAACCTTATACACCGCCCTATCTTGAAATTTATGATAATCAAAAAATGTCCTTGCTCGGAAATGATTTAAATGCATTTGAAGAAGAATTGAAAAAAGAAGAGATTTTAAATCCCAATGAAATTGAAAAAAATATAGCTTCAAAAAATTCTCAAGAAAATTTCAATGAAACTTTTCAACAACCGGCTTCTTATCGCAATCAATTTTTATTTGCTTATCCCTATGCTTTGCCCGATTTTTTAGGAGGTCCCAGCATAGGACTCTTTGCCATTCCCTTTACCGACGAAATGGAACGCCATCGCATTCAAATATTTGGAAGCTATAACTTTTTTCTCAATGCCCCCAGTGGCTCATTAACCTATATTAATAATCGTTTTCTCGATAACTTTTCTGTATCGTTATTTGCGACACCATTTTTTAATGGTTATTATGATATAAAATCAACAAACAATGTAATTCGGTA is a window encoding:
- the kdsB gene encoding 3-deoxy-manno-octulosonate cytidylyltransferase, which produces MNVTAPQQNNKSIIIIIPARFASTRLPGKPLLKIGSKSIISHVATRAKTLAERLSTLNNVNSVNLIVATDHQDIFQEVTNIGVNATMTSSHLINGTERVYAAAISLKEKIQISDHDLVINIQGDEPFFSIDDVENLAKKMLENTLVPLGTLAYKRNDVDLFFSSSVVKVVRDNSLFALYFSRAPIPFPKELLGATGHDWVQKISLIKENISFLHHVGVYAFQFEALCQFAGHLKHSRLEELESLEQLRALQSGWKILVNDATSEPFGIDTPEDLEKANVYLKNNL